The segment ttatttgCCTACATCTcattgttcatatatatatatgcataaccATATTCCTTTGTCCTCCTATATAATCTACCCATATCTTCACTTATTATCAAATTCACCAACCACATCTTTCTCTCTTCTAACAATCAACCCTAATAATTCCAAAAATGGAAGCCACGATCTTCAAGGGCAGAAGAACCTCATCATCAGCCCTAGCGATGCACAAACAGTCATACTCAATAACCAAATCAAAGCCAAAGATACGTATCATTCACATATATGCACCTGAGATCATCAAGACCGACGTTGCCAACTTCCGTGAGCTCGTGCAAAGCCTCACCGGCAAACCAGAAGACCATGGCGTTTCCAAGACAAAGCCAAGAAGAGATACTCATCGTCTACATCATCGTCAGGTCCTAGACATGACCAACGCGGAGAAACTAAGTGAATCGGAACATTATGATCAAGGGTTCTGCTTAAACTCA is part of the Brassica rapa cultivar Chiifu-401-42 chromosome A09, CAAS_Brap_v3.01, whole genome shotgun sequence genome and harbors:
- the LOC103841698 gene encoding VQ motif-containing protein 25; the encoded protein is MEATIFKGRRTSSSALAMHKQSYSITKSKPKIRIIHIYAPEIIKTDVANFRELVQSLTGKPEDHGVSKTKPRRDTHRLHHRQVLDMTNAEKLSESEHYDQGFCLNSEMEEISMTWNGNNGVGESSGGFLNGMGDFEGFIQELGEFPYLPLTSMDVSASSNSSSSSHLHGGSVFSDSHNQFV